Below is a window of Deltaproteobacteria bacterium DNA.
ATCATTTCTTGACGGCTTTGTGTAAAGTCTCAATAACTTGTCATTTCGAGCGCAGCGAGAAATCTTCAATGTGTAACACATTGAGAAGACAAGATTTCTCGCTGCGCTCGAAATGACATATTCGCTAAATCCGACTTCCAACGAACTCTGTTCAAGTTCGTTGTCGATAGGACGCCGCGAAGCGGCATAAACTGGCTTTTAACGAAACCGTCATTTCTTGGTTCAAAAAAAGATGAATTGAGAGTACAGTTGTATCAAAAAGGCTAGCAGAACCTTTTTGGCAAGGAGGCTCAATATGGGAAAGAAGATATTGGTTGCTGTGGATGATTCACTACCGTCCGCACGGGCAGTTAAGTATGCGGCTAGAATGTCTTCAGTTGTTAGGGAGATGACCTACACCCTGTTTTATGTGGAGGGCGTGATCCCTGAAACCCTGGTTGAAGAGGCCAACACAGATCCTAAGGCCAAAGCTGATGTTGACAGGCTCGATCGTCTCAACGCCGAATCAGCTAAGCGCATTCTCGACAACCACAAGGAGTTGATGTGCCGTGAGGGTGTGCCTGAAAACCACATCGAAACAGTTGCCCAACGCGAACAGGTGGGTACGGCCAAGGATATCCTGAATCTGGCCCAGCAAGGCCTTTACAATGCTATCCTCATGGGACATGGGGACATCATGCGGAGCAGGGATTTTTTCATGGGAACGACAGCCGCCAAGGTTCTGGAACATTCCCTGGAAGTTCCGGTCTGGGTTGTGGACGAAGAAACGACTTCCATGAAGGTAATGGTCGCCATAGATGGGTCTGACAATTCTCTCCGGGCTGTGGATCACATCATCTCCATGGTAGGAAATAACCCGTCGGTCAAGCTCACGCTGTTCCATGTGCGTCCACATCTGCGACATTACTATTCCATCGCCTTTGAAGAAAAAGAGCCGGCCCTCCAGGATGCCCTTCACCGCGGAGACAAAAGGCGCATTGAATGCTTTCATGAGGAAGCCTTTAAAAGATTAACAACAGGAGGACTACAAGAGAGTCAAATCGAGATAAGGACCAATACCCGTGCCTACCATATTTCCACAGCCATCCTTGACGAGGCCAGAAGCGGACTCTACGGCACGGTAGTCATTGGCAGGCGTGGAGAAAGGCAAGCCTTTTTCATGGGCAGCGTTGCCATGCGGTTGGTTCAGAAGATCTCCGGCATCGCCCTCTGGGTCGTGCCTTAAGTACACAAGGTAGTGTGCGGCCGATGGCTGTTTTGACGATTATTTGTACAAGTCCTTGAAAATGCCAAGATATTAGAGGTTGTGCCTGATCGTATGCCCACCAAAGAACGGGATATAATCCTGGACTCAATCACCGAAGGTGTCTTTACGGTGGATCGGAATTGGTGTATCACGTCTTTCAACCGCGCGGCTGAGACGATTACCGGTATCCCTCGCGATACGGCGATAGGTCAACCCTGCAAGGACATACTTAGAGCGAATATCTGCGAAGGCAACTGTGCACTCCGAGAGACTATTAACACCGGAAAACCGATTGTGGGAAAGGCGGCAGTCATTCTGGACAGAGACGGTAATCGTCGTCCAATCGGTATCTCCACGGCTGTGCTAAAGAATCGGCGGGACGAGATCATCGGGGGTGTGGAGACCTTTCGTGATCTCACGATGATAGAGCAGCTTCGAAAAGAAATCCAACGTGACTATCGCTTTGAGGATATCCTCAGTCGCAGCCACCGCATGCGTGAGATCTTCGATGTGCTTCCCCAGATCGCTGAGAGTGGGAGCACCGTTTTGCTCGAGGGTGAAAGCGGCACGGGCAAAGAACTTGTTGCCCGGGCCATTCACAACCTGAGTCCTCGCAGAAGAAAAGCTTTCGTAGCCATTAACTGCGGGGCGCTTCCGGATACCCTCTTAGAATCGGAGCTCTTTGGTTACAAAGCCGGGGCTTTTACGGATGCAAGAAAGGACAAACCGGGCCGTATTACCATCGCTGAAGGTGGAACCCTTTTGCTTGACGAGATCGGCGATATCTCACCCGCCTTGCAGGTCCGTCTGTTGCGCTTTCTGGAAGAACGGGTCTACGATCCCTTAGGCTCGGTCAAATCGCTCAAGGCAGATGTGCGGGTCATAGCCGCAACGAACAAGAACCTGTCAGATCTGGTGGCGAAGGACAGATTTCGGCAGGACCTTTTCTACCGAGTCAATATAGTGCGAATTGAGCTTCCCCCACTCTGGGAGCGCACGGAGGACATTCCACTTCTTGTTGACCACTTCATTACAAGCCTGAACAGCATACAAGACAAGAAGGTGGTAGGTATCACTGACGAAGCAGTGACTTGCTTGATGTCTTACAGCTATCCGGGTAATGTGCGCGAGTTGAAGAATATTATTGAGCGGGCCTTCGTACTCTGCCGTTCGGGGGAGATTGAACGAAGGCATCTCCCCGAGCCGCTATGTTCCGCGGCCTGCATTAACTGCCCGAAACAGACAGAATTCATGTCCCTCAAACACATGGAAGCGGCCTTCCTGATGAACGCTCTCCGGCGTAACAACTGGAACCGCTTGCAGACGGCTACCCAGCTTGGCATCCACAAGACCACACTATTCCGCAAGATCAAGTCCTTGGGTCTACAAGTGCCTCCGTCCGGAAAACATTCCTAATTTCCCCCTTTACCATCTTGCGAAGTGGTTGCAATTATGCTACCTCTCAAGCCGATGCAAGTAGCAGTATTGCTACTACTTGCCCCTTCCCTCTCCCAACGCCTGGCCGGTACCTTCCTGTTTATAAAGACTTTTTGACTCTAAGACGAGATATTATTATTATGGCACGCGTATTGCTGTTAGATAAAATGAAAGCTTAAGGTAAAAAAGGAGAGGCCAAGCGTGAAGGTGGCAATCCCCGCGTGGGCCGGCAAGGTTTCTACTGTCTTTGACTTTGCACACTCCCTGCTTTTGGTGGAGGTGCGCAGTGGCAAGGAGGTTAGTCGAAGCGAAATCGTTCTTGACCAGTACCCGTCCATGTTGCGCGCAGTGATATTGTCACGTTTTGATGTAGAGGTCCTCATCTGCGGTGCGATTTCACGGCCCTTGGCTGGCATCGTGACAAGATCTGGAATTGAAATTATACCTTTTGTCACCGGCAGAATAGATGATGTGCTGGATGCATTCTTGAACGCTCGGCTGGCCGACTCCCGACTCCTTCTTCCAGGTTGTCCAGCCGGTGCCACAAAGCTCAGGAGGAGGCAGCGTCGCTTCCGTCGTGGTCAGCGAGGGGCGGATAGAGGCAGCGGAAGATCTTATCATGAACCTAACAGTGCTGCCGAGCGAAAAAGATTCTTTGAGCGATATTGACCTCCGGTAACAAGAAAGCCTGTGCAAAGAGCTGTACGGGCATAACAGAAAGTTCACCGCCATTTGAAAGGAGGACTGTCATGCCAAGAGGAGATGGAACAGGGCCTGCCGGGCTCGGCCCAAGGACGGGACGCGCAGCGGGGTACTGCGCTGGATATGAAGTTCCCGGTTTTACAAACCCTATGCCAGGGAGCGGATATTGGGGCTGGGGTCGTGGAGGTGGCGGTTGGGGCCACCGGAATCGGTTCTATGCCACAGGGCTGACCGCCTGGCAAAGACCCGCATACGGTTATCCGGGTTTTCCGGTTGGGGTTCGCTATGCAACGCCATTCGCCCCGAGCGTTAGCAAGGAACAGGAACTCGATGAGCTGAAAGGCGAGGCAGAATATCTGAAGAACACACTTGAGGGCATAAAGAACCGCATTG
It encodes the following:
- a CDS encoding universal stress protein, translating into MGKKILVAVDDSLPSARAVKYAARMSSVVREMTYTLFYVEGVIPETLVEEANTDPKAKADVDRLDRLNAESAKRILDNHKELMCREGVPENHIETVAQREQVGTAKDILNLAQQGLYNAILMGHGDIMRSRDFFMGTTAAKVLEHSLEVPVWVVDEETTSMKVMVAIDGSDNSLRAVDHIISMVGNNPSVKLTLFHVRPHLRHYYSIAFEEKEPALQDALHRGDKRRIECFHEEAFKRLTTGGLQESQIEIRTNTRAYHISTAILDEARSGLYGTVVIGRRGERQAFFMGSVAMRLVQKISGIALWVVP
- a CDS encoding sigma 54-interacting transcriptional regulator; this translates as MPTKERDIILDSITEGVFTVDRNWCITSFNRAAETITGIPRDTAIGQPCKDILRANICEGNCALRETINTGKPIVGKAAVILDRDGNRRPIGISTAVLKNRRDEIIGGVETFRDLTMIEQLRKEIQRDYRFEDILSRSHRMREIFDVLPQIAESGSTVLLEGESGTGKELVARAIHNLSPRRRKAFVAINCGALPDTLLESELFGYKAGAFTDARKDKPGRITIAEGGTLLLDEIGDISPALQVRLLRFLEERVYDPLGSVKSLKADVRVIAATNKNLSDLVAKDRFRQDLFYRVNIVRIELPPLWERTEDIPLLVDHFITSLNSIQDKKVVGITDEAVTCLMSYSYPGNVRELKNIIERAFVLCRSGEIERRHLPEPLCSAACINCPKQTEFMSLKHMEAAFLMNALRRNNWNRLQTATQLGIHKTTLFRKIKSLGLQVPPSGKHS
- a CDS encoding NifB/NifX family molybdenum-iron cluster-binding protein: MKVAIPAWAGKVSTVFDFAHSLLLVEVRSGKEVSRSEIVLDQYPSMLRAVILSRFDVEVLICGAISRPLAGIVTRSGIEIIPFVTGRIDDVLDAFLNARLADSRLLLPGCPAGATKLRRRQRRFRRGQRGADRGSGRSYHEPNSAAERKRFFERY
- a CDS encoding DUF5320 domain-containing protein, whose translation is MPRGDGTGPAGLGPRTGRAAGYCAGYEVPGFTNPMPGSGYWGWGRGGGGWGHRNRFYATGLTAWQRPAYGYPGFPVGVRYATPFAPSVSKEQELDELKGEAEYLKNTLEGIKNRIEELEGQTK